The following coding sequences are from one Haloarcula taiwanensis window:
- a CDS encoding lipopolysaccharide biosynthesis protein, giving the protein MLDKLKRLIKRLLPASDDVMEQAVKSGVWVGVMNVTERGLELLLLVIVASLLSPRAFGLMGIALLTLSSLKKFSELGIKSALIQAEEDNVDDELNTAWTIETARGTVIGVILFLGAPFIASLFNQPAATDLFRVIALSPFIVGLQNPAVVYFQKSLDFHKEFVYRVSGAVAYFVVTVGIALYDPTVYALAIGFIAGDAARFLVSYIADGYRPWPSFDLGVAKKRYSFGKWVTANSILYFLYSRGDDAFVGWALMASALGFYQLAYRLSNAPATEITQTISSVTFSAYSKVQNDVDKLRSGYLQTLRMTTLASFPAAMGIAAVAPAFVEAFFTPEWRPMVPVMQLLAIYGLLRSMGATMGPVWKAVGRPDYIAKLSAVRVTLIAIFIYPATMMYGIEGTAALITGIYIFPMMPIDTYLISRTIEASPVRVLREVSYPLAASLGMAAAVTYVYQTVTLNAPVLEFILMVLVGIGVYVALALALMFSFNWEVKQNLESIFDTLA; this is encoded by the coding sequence ATGCTAGATAAACTAAAACGGCTGATAAAGCGACTGCTCCCTGCCAGTGACGATGTCATGGAACAGGCTGTCAAAAGTGGCGTTTGGGTCGGCGTCATGAACGTCACTGAACGGGGGTTAGAGTTGCTGTTGCTAGTCATCGTCGCTTCACTGTTGTCCCCACGTGCATTCGGGTTGATGGGAATCGCGCTGTTGACGCTATCCTCACTCAAGAAATTCTCGGAGTTGGGCATCAAGTCTGCTCTGATACAGGCCGAGGAGGACAATGTCGACGACGAACTCAACACGGCTTGGACAATTGAGACAGCGAGAGGGACGGTAATTGGCGTAATCCTGTTCCTTGGGGCACCGTTTATAGCTTCGTTATTTAACCAACCTGCGGCGACCGACCTATTTCGGGTCATCGCCCTTTCGCCGTTTATTGTTGGGTTACAAAACCCTGCTGTCGTCTATTTTCAGAAGAGTCTAGATTTCCACAAAGAGTTCGTCTACAGAGTCAGCGGTGCGGTGGCATACTTCGTCGTCACCGTGGGTATAGCTCTGTATGATCCAACCGTCTATGCACTGGCAATCGGATTCATCGCCGGCGATGCCGCCCGGTTTCTCGTCTCGTATATCGCAGACGGATACCGGCCATGGCCGTCGTTTGACCTCGGTGTTGCGAAAAAGCGGTACAGTTTCGGGAAGTGGGTTACAGCCAACTCGATCCTCTATTTCCTGTACAGTAGAGGGGATGATGCATTTGTCGGCTGGGCGCTCATGGCGAGTGCACTAGGGTTTTATCAGCTTGCCTACCGGCTCTCGAACGCACCGGCGACCGAAATCACACAGACAATTTCCAGTGTGACGTTTTCGGCATATTCGAAGGTCCAGAACGATGTCGATAAGCTCCGATCCGGATATCTCCAGACGCTCAGGATGACCACTCTGGCCTCGTTCCCAGCAGCTATGGGTATCGCGGCGGTCGCACCCGCATTCGTCGAAGCATTCTTCACTCCAGAGTGGCGGCCGATGGTCCCCGTAATGCAGTTGCTAGCTATCTATGGGCTACTGCGTTCGATGGGTGCGACGATGGGGCCAGTCTGGAAAGCGGTCGGACGGCCAGACTATATTGCTAAACTCTCCGCTGTACGTGTGACTCTCATTGCGATATTCATCTATCCAGCCACGATGATGTACGGAATCGAGGGGACCGCGGCCCTCATTACGGGCATCTACATCTTCCCGATGATGCCGATAGACACCTATCTTATTTCCCGGACAATTGAGGCGTCTCCGGTTCGAGTGCTCAGGGAGGTCTCGTATCCACTGGCAGCAAGTCTCGGGATGGCAGCTGCGGTGACCTACGTCTATCAGACAGTGACTCTCAACGCGCCGGTATTGGAGTTTATTCTGATGGTTCTGGTCGGTATCGGAGTCTATGTGGCCCTGGCTCTGGCTCTCATGTTTAGTTTCAATTGGGAAGTCAAGCAGAACCTCGAATCCATATTCGATACGTTGGCGTGA
- a CDS encoding glucose-fructose oxidoreductase, translated as MTYTVAVIGTGADPDDPDTDGFAMAYRHAGAYRRLGSCEITACADVVPENAKNFGERWNLPDGNIYTDTEKMLAAVEPDIVSVCVPPHIHAPVVMTCADSGVMDAIHCEKPMATRWEDCQTMVSACKRAGIQLTFNHQRRFGKPFRKAKSLLENGKIGSLERIELGGKNLFDYGSHLFDLCGYFTDQAMSKWVMAGIEYSEENVQFGAHNENQAIAQWRYTNGVNGLASTGDGGIVDCHMRLLGTDGVIEIGGEVPLRLRTGKSWATIDTDGEDVHGPNETIFDAAKQKLSARIPGVTVENTRPETYIDRAIADTVDALATGREPELSADNALQATELIFGCWESARRCGRVDFPLEIDDNPLESMVESGQVLTADNQ; from the coding sequence ATGACGTACACTGTCGCAGTCATTGGGACTGGCGCAGATCCGGACGACCCGGATACCGACGGGTTCGCAATGGCATACAGACATGCAGGCGCGTACAGGCGGCTAGGTTCGTGTGAAATTACCGCATGTGCCGACGTCGTCCCGGAAAATGCCAAGAACTTCGGTGAACGATGGAATCTCCCAGACGGAAACATCTACACAGATACTGAAAAGATGCTCGCTGCTGTCGAACCCGACATCGTCAGTGTCTGTGTTCCGCCCCATATCCATGCACCTGTCGTGATGACGTGTGCTGATAGCGGGGTAATGGACGCGATCCACTGCGAAAAGCCGATGGCAACGAGATGGGAGGACTGTCAGACAATGGTGTCGGCCTGTAAGCGGGCCGGCATCCAACTCACGTTCAATCATCAACGGCGATTCGGGAAGCCCTTCCGGAAGGCCAAGTCGCTGCTTGAAAACGGAAAGATAGGCTCATTAGAGCGAATTGAACTTGGTGGAAAAAATCTGTTCGACTACGGGTCACACCTGTTTGACCTCTGTGGGTATTTCACTGATCAAGCAATGTCGAAGTGGGTGATGGCTGGGATCGAATACAGCGAGGAAAACGTACAGTTCGGGGCCCACAACGAGAATCAGGCCATCGCGCAATGGCGGTATACAAACGGTGTCAACGGGCTTGCATCGACAGGGGACGGTGGCATTGTCGACTGTCATATGCGACTGCTTGGTACAGACGGAGTAATAGAAATCGGCGGCGAGGTTCCCCTACGGCTCCGGACCGGGAAAAGCTGGGCAACAATCGACACTGATGGAGAGGATGTGCATGGGCCCAACGAAACAATATTCGACGCTGCAAAACAGAAGCTCAGCGCTCGAATACCGGGAGTCACTGTAGAGAACACAAGACCCGAAACCTATATCGACCGTGCCATTGCGGACACCGTCGACGCACTTGCCACAGGCCGTGAACCCGAGCTTTCAGCAGACAATGCACTGCAGGCAACAGAGCTGATATTCGGGTGCTGGGAATCCGCTCGCCGGTGTGGGCGAGTCGATTTCCCGCTGGAAATCGACGATAACCCGCTGGAGTCGATGGTTGAAAGTGGACAAGTCCTCACCGCTGACAATCAGTAA
- a CDS encoding family 2 glycosyl transferase has protein sequence MVSVSVVIATLKPRDEIEAIQCLEQQAFDDFEVIVCDESPVTRARNEGIRRASSDKIVFLDDDSRVRPGYLRKANEVLETEAAYAGRTVHPADDVFARHFTGHYDWGDDACYVRHFWGCNMGVHRDVFRTVGGWDEQMGWGHEEKELARRVSSKFDILYDPELIVDHPYASSITEYWRKQYKLETKSPYYWSKCNISRADQLKNISCEAFDPLNYIRITPTATVVEAGSTVAKTAGRLRGFLSHPQQEADRGEVPEIDRPSQSADPSE, from the coding sequence ATGGTATCGGTCAGCGTTGTCATCGCGACACTGAAGCCGCGGGATGAGATTGAAGCAATTCAGTGCCTCGAGCAACAGGCATTCGACGACTTCGAGGTTATCGTCTGCGATGAGAGCCCAGTAACCAGAGCACGGAATGAAGGGATCAGACGTGCCTCAAGCGACAAAATCGTGTTTCTCGATGATGATTCACGAGTTCGACCGGGATATCTTCGAAAAGCCAACGAAGTCCTCGAAACAGAGGCGGCCTACGCCGGTCGAACCGTTCACCCAGCAGATGACGTATTTGCCCGACATTTCACCGGTCATTACGATTGGGGAGACGATGCGTGCTACGTCAGACACTTCTGGGGGTGTAACATGGGCGTTCACAGGGACGTATTCAGGACCGTCGGTGGATGGGACGAGCAGATGGGGTGGGGTCACGAAGAAAAAGAACTTGCCAGGCGAGTCAGCAGCAAGTTTGATATTCTCTACGATCCCGAACTCATTGTCGATCATCCGTACGCGTCTTCTATTACCGAATACTGGCGGAAGCAGTATAAACTCGAAACGAAGAGTCCATACTACTGGTCAAAGTGTAACATCTCGCGAGCTGATCAACTAAAGAACATTTCCTGTGAAGCATTTGACCCACTGAATTACATCAGAATAACGCCAACAGCTACCGTGGTAGAGGCGGGGAGTACCGTTGCGAAGACAGCCGGGCGTCTTCGAGGGTTCCTTAGTCACCCCCAGCAAGAAGCGGATAGGGGCGAGGTACCAGAGATTGATCGGCCTTCCCAGTCCGCAGACCCGTCAGAATAA
- a CDS encoding UTP--glucose-1-phosphate uridylyltransferase has translation MKAVVLAAGRGTRLQPLTDNLPKALVKVNGEPLLTHCLDELVSLDADEFVIVVGYRQEQIIDYYGNSYDGVPITYVHQEEPAGLAHALLQAEQEIEKDFMLMLGDNVFRGNLDTVVQRQREQRVDCAFLVEEVPEGEASRYGVCVTNKYGEITDVVEKPDDPPSNLVMTGFYTFSPAIFKACRLVQPSDRGEYELSDAIDLLMDSGRTIDAVRLNGWRIDVGYPEDRDAAEQRLSKEAAAPPTSGGNIQQ, from the coding sequence ATGAAAGCAGTAGTCCTCGCAGCTGGGAGGGGAACACGACTCCAGCCACTGACTGATAACCTTCCAAAAGCGTTAGTCAAGGTAAACGGAGAGCCGCTTTTGACACACTGTCTTGACGAACTCGTTTCACTTGATGCGGACGAGTTTGTTATCGTCGTCGGATATCGCCAAGAGCAGATTATCGACTACTACGGGAACTCGTACGATGGTGTCCCGATAACGTATGTTCATCAGGAGGAGCCTGCTGGGCTAGCACACGCTTTATTACAGGCCGAACAGGAAATTGAGAAGGATTTTATGCTGATGCTGGGAGACAATGTGTTTCGAGGAAACCTCGACACAGTCGTGCAACGACAACGAGAGCAACGCGTCGACTGCGCATTTCTGGTAGAAGAGGTCCCGGAGGGCGAGGCATCTCGGTATGGCGTTTGCGTGACGAATAAATACGGTGAGATAACCGATGTGGTAGAAAAGCCGGACGACCCTCCATCTAATCTGGTCATGACCGGCTTTTACACGTTTTCTCCAGCAATATTCAAAGCATGTCGCCTGGTTCAGCCCTCTGATCGGGGCGAGTACGAACTCAGCGATGCCATTGATTTACTGATGGACAGCGGAAGAACCATCGACGCCGTTCGTCTTAACGGATGGCGTATCGACGTTGGATATCCTGAAGACAGAGATGCTGCAGAACAGCGTCTTTCAAAGGAAGCAGCCGCGCCGCCCACTAGCGGCGGGAATATCCAACAATAG
- a CDS encoding bacterio-opsin activator: protein MRKLAGETGPASADSGTVASRIKVLLVDDYGEFRRTTAELLEHENDRIDVIEAASVEDALSYFDSESIDCIVSDYEMPETDGIEFVETVRQSNGDLPFILLTGQGSEKLASEAVSAGVTDYFVKGGGPEQYAVLTNRIENAVESYRFRRETARLSRINSLFREINRQVLRASTAEEIKEAVCEILTSSDAYQFAWIGEKDESGDIVPTAGGGDAFEYVEAMLSKYGRSAFDDGPFGHAIETGEHQVMSDIRVESSGQPWRELASEYGFRSMIVLPIQYTGSVPSVISIYADTPYAFDEAEQTVLSELAEIVADGLHSTATRAELEMREEVLRTITEVFTTREGALREQIAELMQVGRSVLGTEYATLSQINGMEYGFEVLQTPDETIFSGGTIPLSETPCAKVITREETVVMTDVNAECGGSGRDHIWDGEVNRYLGTPLTVGESIYGTLCFYGSGGSGTGFSDWDVTLVDLLSKWVGNELQTQRAEMGFTQLYETATDLLGVTSEEEAAKIVVSRARDIIGLPEVVLYTFDSDTNAFRPLAATDTEGHRAIPADDDSPVSSAFFAEETIVRDEESTGDANEQAIADGKAVFVPLGDHGVIRAGDTTGGVFDTQTHRITELLGATIRTAFDRLTYETELEDRQRDLEQQTVQLEQMNRLTELSQKIHERVLRADSRSEIEQAVCDQLVASDICSFAWIGEYESDNDRVTPRTWAGTDRGFLQESRTPSNETPPPPAVQTARTNEQTLNNNIADGLRGKGWQRRLLERGFQSVVSIPLSYQQLSYGILTVYAKTPDTFDLPTQSVLEEVSETVGYAINSIETKQGLVADRAVELQLEATESDDIIHRIAGIADAEVTFEGIVPQGETSCIVFFSTDASPDDLQACLDTLPRLERLECLTDTEDTRLFEAAVSGTQLALTVAEQGGAPQLLRSDGETLEIQLEVPQTVDIRQLIAELRRSCPDIELVSRHKRERGVQTRESFHSELTAQLTTRQFEVLLAAYYSGFYQSPRDKTGQEIADTLDISQPTFSHHLRVAVRKLLEQLFSEGGTTQHLDS from the coding sequence ATGCGGAAGTTGGCCGGTGAAACCGGGCCGGCATCAGCGGACAGTGGGACGGTCGCTTCGAGAATCAAGGTACTGTTAGTCGATGACTACGGGGAGTTCCGGCGGACGACAGCGGAGCTGCTGGAACACGAAAACGACCGTATCGATGTCATCGAGGCCGCAAGTGTCGAGGATGCACTCAGCTACTTCGATTCCGAGTCGATCGACTGCATCGTCAGTGACTACGAGATGCCCGAGACTGACGGGATTGAGTTCGTAGAGACGGTGCGACAGTCTAACGGAGACCTCCCGTTTATTCTGTTGACAGGCCAAGGGAGCGAGAAACTCGCCAGCGAAGCGGTTTCCGCTGGCGTCACTGATTACTTCGTCAAAGGTGGCGGTCCGGAGCAATACGCAGTGCTCACGAACAGAATCGAGAACGCGGTCGAGTCATACCGGTTCCGCCGAGAAACTGCGCGGCTATCACGGATTAACTCACTGTTCCGGGAGATTAATCGGCAGGTACTACGGGCCTCTACAGCAGAGGAAATCAAAGAAGCCGTCTGTGAGATTCTTACCAGTTCGGACGCCTACCAGTTCGCCTGGATTGGCGAGAAGGACGAATCGGGTGATATCGTCCCCACTGCGGGCGGTGGGGACGCCTTCGAATACGTCGAAGCAATGCTCTCTAAATACGGCCGCTCGGCGTTCGACGACGGGCCGTTCGGCCACGCTATCGAAACCGGCGAACATCAGGTGATGTCCGACATCCGGGTCGAATCGTCGGGCCAGCCCTGGCGCGAGCTCGCATCGGAGTACGGTTTCCGATCGATGATCGTCCTCCCGATCCAGTACACGGGATCAGTGCCGAGTGTCATTTCGATATACGCGGACACACCATACGCTTTTGACGAGGCGGAGCAGACTGTGCTGTCAGAGCTTGCGGAAATCGTCGCTGACGGGCTCCATTCAACAGCCACGCGTGCCGAGCTCGAAATGCGCGAAGAGGTCCTGCGGACGATTACCGAAGTGTTCACCACGCGAGAAGGGGCGCTACGAGAACAGATAGCTGAACTCATGCAAGTGGGCCGCAGCGTACTGGGAACCGAGTATGCGACGCTGTCGCAGATCAATGGGATGGAATACGGTTTCGAAGTACTTCAGACACCTGACGAAACGATCTTTTCGGGAGGGACCATTCCGTTGTCAGAAACGCCCTGTGCGAAGGTTATTACGAGAGAAGAGACGGTCGTGATGACAGATGTCAATGCCGAATGTGGCGGCAGTGGTCGAGACCACATATGGGACGGCGAAGTCAATCGGTACCTCGGGACGCCACTCACTGTTGGCGAGAGTATCTACGGGACGCTCTGTTTCTACGGATCTGGGGGCAGCGGAACTGGGTTCTCAGACTGGGACGTGACACTCGTAGACCTGCTGAGCAAGTGGGTCGGAAACGAACTACAGACACAGCGGGCGGAGATGGGCTTTACGCAGTTGTACGAAACGGCAACGGACCTCTTGGGTGTGACATCGGAAGAGGAAGCCGCGAAGATCGTCGTCTCCCGGGCGCGCGATATCATCGGGCTCCCCGAGGTTGTGCTGTATACGTTCGACAGCGATACGAACGCTTTCCGCCCGCTTGCGGCCACGGATACCGAAGGGCACAGAGCGATTCCGGCGGACGACGATAGCCCTGTGAGTTCGGCCTTTTTCGCCGAAGAAACGATAGTACGTGACGAGGAGTCGACCGGTGATGCGAATGAACAGGCCATAGCTGACGGGAAAGCCGTGTTCGTCCCGCTGGGGGACCACGGCGTCATTCGGGCAGGTGACACCACCGGCGGCGTGTTCGATACCCAGACGCACCGGATTACAGAGCTCCTCGGGGCGACGATTCGAACGGCGTTCGATAGGCTAACCTACGAGACGGAACTCGAGGACAGGCAGCGCGATCTTGAGCAACAGACGGTTCAGCTTGAGCAGATGAATCGGTTGACGGAGCTAAGCCAGAAAATTCACGAGCGAGTGCTCAGGGCAGACAGTCGCTCCGAAATAGAGCAAGCGGTGTGTGATCAGTTGGTCGCGTCAGACATCTGTTCGTTTGCCTGGATCGGCGAATACGAATCCGATAACGATCGAGTCACACCACGGACGTGGGCAGGAACCGACCGTGGTTTTTTGCAAGAATCCCGCACGCCCTCGAATGAGACGCCGCCTCCACCAGCAGTCCAGACAGCCCGGACTAACGAACAGACGCTGAACAACAACATCGCGGACGGCCTCAGGGGCAAAGGGTGGCAACGACGGCTACTGGAACGAGGGTTCCAGTCAGTCGTCAGTATTCCACTTAGCTATCAGCAACTCTCCTACGGCATCCTGACCGTATACGCGAAAACGCCGGACACTTTCGATCTGCCGACACAGTCGGTACTCGAAGAGGTGAGTGAGACCGTCGGATACGCCATTAATAGTATTGAAACGAAGCAAGGGCTCGTCGCAGATCGGGCCGTCGAACTCCAGTTGGAAGCAACGGAGTCCGACGATATCATTCATCGGATCGCGGGCATCGCCGATGCAGAGGTCACATTCGAGGGTATCGTTCCACAGGGAGAGACCAGCTGTATCGTGTTTTTCAGCACTGACGCTTCCCCCGATGACTTACAAGCGTGTTTGGACACCCTCCCCCGACTTGAGCGATTAGAGTGTTTGACTGATACAGAAGACACGAGGTTGTTCGAGGCGGCAGTATCGGGAACACAGCTTGCACTGACAGTCGCCGAGCAGGGAGGGGCCCCGCAGTTACTCCGGTCCGACGGTGAGACGCTAGAGATACAGCTTGAGGTCCCACAGACTGTCGATATTCGCCAGCTCATAGCCGAATTACGGCGTTCGTGTCCAGATATCGAGCTCGTGAGCCGTCACAAGCGGGAACGTGGTGTCCAGACCCGCGAGTCATTCCACTCGGAGCTGACGGCACAGCTAACCACCCGACAGTTCGAGGTCCTGCTTGCAGCCTACTATAGCGGGTTCTATCAATCTCCCCGAGACAAGACCGGACAGGAGATCGCCGATACACTCGATATATCACAACCAACGTTTAGCCATCATCTTCGGGTCGCTGTCCGGAAACTACTCGAACAATTGTTTAGCGAGGGTGGAACGACCCAGCATCTAGATAGTTAG
- a CDS encoding ATPase: MSWTIEIERIAGILDGSATIEPGLNVVRGSNWQGKSSFIESIKTALGTSTELTEGADDGAVHLETPTGAYDVTLSRENGTVVRRGEPYLSDEYDVIRAELFACLDERNEVRRAVRAGENLEDVLLQPLDFQNIDSQIETLQREREQIETELTQAREAKKRIPSVQEKVTRLEDEIEDLRARRETIDDEAGSDDSSESVRRQLSQARTEQNQAKNRVERLEQSIERTEQRLSDRKDALDALEIPEYDDIEDRLSEARERLSEVERDAEVLQSVYSATEMVLSEDRLDLLAEVERDIAGDTVACWTCGSETTRADLSDQLDTIGSELTALRAQKETYRDTVEELETQREEISQARRRKADLEEDIAELKTTLADRKQSLDTARNRLEQAQEDVERLSDHVDAAVAELSDVESEIKYREAELEDTADELAQLETRAARVDTLETELESLRDDLAELRNRKDRIKRESREAFDTAMQDILSRFGTGFETARLTADFDIVVARDGQEASLDALSEGELELIGFVAALAGRQSFDVSDTVPLMLVDGLGGLDDDNLHTLIEYLRQGTEYLVFTAYPEYTAFDGREIDPTQWSVANEKAASAD; encoded by the coding sequence ATGAGCTGGACCATCGAAATCGAACGAATCGCGGGGATACTCGACGGATCGGCGACGATAGAACCGGGACTGAATGTTGTCCGTGGCTCAAACTGGCAGGGGAAATCGAGCTTCATCGAATCTATCAAGACGGCCCTTGGCACTTCTACTGAACTGACTGAAGGGGCGGATGACGGTGCGGTGCATCTCGAAACGCCAACCGGTGCCTACGATGTGACGCTCAGCCGTGAGAACGGTACCGTGGTCCGACGGGGTGAACCGTATCTCAGTGACGAGTACGACGTGATCCGCGCTGAACTGTTTGCGTGCCTGGACGAACGAAACGAGGTCCGCCGTGCCGTCCGAGCAGGAGAGAACTTGGAGGACGTGCTGTTGCAGCCGCTCGACTTCCAGAATATCGACTCACAGATCGAGACGTTACAGCGGGAGCGCGAACAGATTGAAACGGAACTCACGCAGGCTCGCGAAGCGAAAAAGCGGATTCCAAGCGTTCAGGAGAAAGTGACACGACTGGAAGACGAAATCGAAGACCTGCGGGCCAGACGCGAGACAATCGACGACGAGGCGGGAAGCGACGACAGCTCTGAGTCCGTGCGCCGACAGCTCAGTCAAGCACGGACTGAACAGAATCAGGCCAAGAACCGCGTCGAACGACTGGAGCAAAGTATCGAGCGGACGGAACAGCGTCTCTCTGACCGCAAAGACGCCCTCGACGCCCTCGAAATCCCGGAGTACGATGATATTGAAGACAGGCTCTCGGAGGCGCGGGAACGGCTCTCGGAGGTGGAGCGCGACGCTGAGGTGCTCCAGTCTGTGTACTCGGCCACCGAGATGGTACTCAGCGAAGACCGGCTCGACTTGCTGGCCGAGGTGGAGCGGGATATCGCCGGGGACACCGTCGCCTGTTGGACCTGCGGCAGTGAGACCACACGAGCAGATTTGTCTGACCAACTGGACACAATCGGAAGCGAACTCACAGCGCTTCGCGCACAGAAGGAGACCTACCGAGATACTGTCGAGGAACTGGAAACACAGCGCGAGGAAATTAGTCAGGCTCGCCGGCGAAAGGCCGATTTAGAAGAAGATATCGCTGAGTTGAAAACGACGCTGGCCGACCGGAAACAGAGCCTCGATACAGCCAGAAACAGGCTTGAACAGGCTCAAGAGGACGTAGAGCGGCTTTCCGACCACGTTGATGCGGCTGTGGCGGAGCTTTCGGATGTCGAAAGTGAGATCAAGTACCGAGAGGCTGAGCTCGAAGACACTGCCGACGAACTGGCGCAGCTCGAAACGAGAGCGGCCCGCGTCGACACGCTCGAGACTGAGCTTGAATCGCTCCGGGACGACCTCGCGGAACTTCGAAACCGGAAAGACCGAATCAAGCGTGAGTCACGGGAAGCGTTCGACACCGCGATGCAGGACATCCTCTCCCGATTTGGGACGGGGTTCGAAACGGCTCGCCTCACCGCTGACTTCGATATCGTGGTCGCTCGCGACGGCCAGGAAGCGAGCTTAGATGCCCTCAGCGAGGGGGAACTCGAACTGATCGGCTTTGTAGCAGCGCTGGCCGGCCGCCAGTCGTTCGACGTTAGCGACACTGTCCCGCTCATGCTCGTTGACGGGCTGGGTGGTCTCGATGACGACAATCTGCACACCCTCATCGAGTACTTGCGGCAGGGCACCGAGTATCTAGTATTCACTGCGTACCCGGAATACACTGCGTTCGACGGACGCGAGATCGACCCGACACAGTGGTCTGTTGCGAACGAGAAAGCGGCGTCGGCTGACTGA
- a CDS encoding NAD(+) synthase has product MSKSTHPRTLKLPREQHGLATSTAATRRIQGILPAFLEKKLIDAEANGLVVPLDGSVESAVAAALAVDGIGAEHVTGLVMPVQLSDEGPARTAETVASLLDIDCHRIHLQPVLTAFQRAVGETGEPTDDLVAMQNASERVRMACKYYVANSKNELVVGTVSRTDRLLGSVAKHGENGVDLSLFGDLYRTEIESLAAALAVPSDLLNQSTHPVKDTGATDAAELGIDQQALDSILHFAIDRDYSASMVADKVGVGESVVERTIQWCASTRHKRHTPPKPSMDT; this is encoded by the coding sequence GTGAGTAAATCAACGCACCCTCGTACGCTCAAACTCCCGCGTGAGCAACACGGATTGGCGACGTCGACGGCAGCGACGAGACGGATACAGGGGATTCTCCCAGCGTTTCTGGAAAAGAAGCTCATCGACGCGGAGGCCAATGGACTTGTCGTGCCCCTTGACGGCAGTGTCGAATCGGCGGTTGCGGCGGCATTGGCCGTCGACGGCATCGGGGCCGAACACGTGACTGGACTCGTGATGCCGGTACAGTTAAGCGACGAAGGACCTGCCCGGACGGCTGAAACCGTCGCGTCGCTGCTTGACATCGACTGCCACCGAATCCATCTGCAGCCAGTGCTTACGGCGTTCCAACGAGCCGTCGGTGAGACCGGTGAGCCGACCGACGACCTCGTGGCGATGCAAAACGCCAGCGAGCGCGTCCGAATGGCGTGTAAGTACTACGTCGCAAACAGCAAAAATGAGCTGGTCGTCGGGACGGTCTCACGGACTGACCGGCTGCTGGGCTCCGTTGCGAAACACGGCGAGAACGGCGTGGATCTCTCACTGTTTGGCGATCTCTATCGGACTGAGATCGAGTCCCTGGCTGCTGCACTTGCGGTCCCATCGGACCTCCTCAACCAGTCCACACATCCGGTGAAAGACACTGGTGCAACCGATGCCGCGGAACTGGGCATAGACCAGCAAGCTCTCGATAGCATCCTCCACTTCGCGATTGATAGAGACTATTCCGCGTCGATGGTGGCCGACAAAGTCGGTGTTGGCGAATCTGTCGTCGAGCGTACGATTCAGTGGTGTGCCAGCACGCGCCACAAGCGACACACGCCGCCAAAGCCGTCGATGGATACCTGA
- a CDS encoding 30S ribosomal protein S17, which yields MQADPQEIIDTGDRLLSEYPELFTEQYETNTRLVQRLASVDSFRTQTRLTRYITREKRTRNGPKT from the coding sequence ATGCAGGCCGACCCCCAGGAGATAATCGACACCGGCGACAGGCTACTGTCTGAGTATCCCGAACTGTTTACTGAGCAGTACGAGACAAACACTCGACTCGTTCAGCGACTTGCCAGCGTGGATTCGTTTCGTACCCAGACCCGACTCACCAGATACATCACCCGTGAGAAACGGACACGAAACGGCCCGAAAACGTGA